One genomic segment of Aythya fuligula isolate bAytFul2 chromosome 5, bAytFul2.pri, whole genome shotgun sequence includes these proteins:
- the WDR89 gene encoding WD repeat-containing protein 89 isoform X1, whose translation MGVSGLHASGMLKEQIHIFLTRPGTAFEMSALEKIEEQLARLRIAKRSVLREEPAYLLDIDVSRSAPSESSRCVAVSCSNQSIRLYNRETLNFLREYSSRPGMLNGVRFAHTCDSLVFSACSDGTIKCWDIRLAAQKAVQIFSGYPSNVFISFDINCNDLIICAGTEKVEKDTFLVFWDARGNTDCAGTTREPLGVYSESHNDDVTKICFHPVKPSWVVSGSTDGLVNVFDIDKDNEDDALISTCNSDSSISFIGWSGKGYEQIYCMTHDEGFCWWDLAQLDTEEPITLLRIQDARDTVCIENDSLNYLVGGAYHEKADRLFLIGGTSTGKIHLLSCGADGLSLVGTLGGGHSATIRSFCWNLADESLLTGGEDAQLLLWRPGAVEKSLAKKETLKIASSVQKRVRVHNSSLKSKKK comes from the exons ATGGGTGTTTCTGGACTTCATGCTTCTGGGATGCTTAAAGAACAAATACACAT atTTCTGACAAGGCCAGGAACAGCGTTTGAGATGTCTGCACTCGAGAAGATCGAGGAGCAGCTCGCCCGGCTGCGCATAGCGAAGCGTTCGGTGCTGAGGGAGGAGCCCGCCTACTTACTGGACATCGACGTTTCCCGCTCTGCCCCATCCGAGAGCAGTCGCTGCGTGGCAGTTTCGTGTTCCAACCAGTCCATTAGGCTGTATAACAGGGAAACATTAAACTTCCTGCGGGAGTACAGTAGCCGTCCTGGGATGCTTAATGGAGTCAGGTTTGCGCACACGTGTGACAGCCTGGTGTTCTCTGCGTGCAGCGATGGCACAATAAAATGTTGGGATATTCGTTTAGCGGCTCAGAAGGCCGTGCAGATATTTAGTGGCTATCCTTCCAACGTCTTTATCAGTTTTGATATCAATTGCAATGATCTCATAATTTGTGCTGGAACAGAAAAGGTTGAAAAGGATACGTTTCTGGTGTTTTGGGATGCAAGAGGCAACACAGACTGTGCCGGCACGACTAGGGAACCCTTGGGAGTCTATTCTGAAAGTCACAATGATGATGTCaccaaaatctgttttcatccTGTCAAACCCAGTTGGGTAGTTTCCGGGTCAACCGATGGCTTGGTTAATGTGTTTGACATCGACAAGGACAACGAAGATGATGCTTTGATATCAACCTGCAATTCAGATTCATCGATAAGTTTTATTGGCTGGTCCGGGAAGGGTTACGAGCAGATCTACTGCATGACACATGATGAGGGATTTTGTTGGTGGGACCTTGCTCAGTTAGATACTGAAGAGCCCATAACTCTGCTGCGCATTCAGGATGCCAGAGACACGGTCTGTATTGAGAATGACAGCTTGAATTACCTGGTGGGTGGTGCGTACCACGAAAAGGCAGACAGACTCTTTCTTATTGGAGGAACATCAACAGGAAAAATTCACCTACTGAGCTGCGGTGCTGATGGGCTGAGCCTGGTGGGCACCCTCGGTGGAGGACACTCGGCCACCATTCGCTCTTTCTGCTGGAACCTGGCAGATGAGTCACTGCTGACGGGCGGAGAggatgctcagctgctgctctggaggCCCGGAGCTGTGGAAAAGTCCCTCGCAAAGAAAGAGACTCTGAAGATCGCTTCCTCTGTGCAGAAGAGAGTCAGGGTTCACAACAGCTCCctcaagagcaagaaaaaatga
- the WDR89 gene encoding WD repeat-containing protein 89 isoform X4 — MSALEKIEEQLARLRIAKRSVLREEPAYLLDIDVSRSAPSESSRCVAVSCSNQSIRLYNRETLNFLREYSSRPGMLNGVRFAHTCDSLVFSACSDGTIKCWDIRLAAQKAVQIFSGYPSNVFISFDINCNDLIICAGTEKVEKDTFLVFWDARGNTDCAGTTREPLGVYSESHNDDVTKICFHPVKPSWVVSGSTDGLVNVFDIDKDNEDDALISTCNSDSSISFIGWSGKGYEQIYCMTHDEGFCWWDLAQLDTEEPITLLRIQDARDTVCIENDSLNYLVGGAYHEKADRLFLIGGTSTGKIHLLSCGADGLSLVGTLGGGHSATIRSFCWNLADESLLTGGEDAQLLLWRPGAVEKSLAKKETLKIASSVQKRVRVHNSSLKSKKK; from the coding sequence ATGTCTGCACTCGAGAAGATCGAGGAGCAGCTCGCCCGGCTGCGCATAGCGAAGCGTTCGGTGCTGAGGGAGGAGCCCGCCTACTTACTGGACATCGACGTTTCCCGCTCTGCCCCATCCGAGAGCAGTCGCTGCGTGGCAGTTTCGTGTTCCAACCAGTCCATTAGGCTGTATAACAGGGAAACATTAAACTTCCTGCGGGAGTACAGTAGCCGTCCTGGGATGCTTAATGGAGTCAGGTTTGCGCACACGTGTGACAGCCTGGTGTTCTCTGCGTGCAGCGATGGCACAATAAAATGTTGGGATATTCGTTTAGCGGCTCAGAAGGCCGTGCAGATATTTAGTGGCTATCCTTCCAACGTCTTTATCAGTTTTGATATCAATTGCAATGATCTCATAATTTGTGCTGGAACAGAAAAGGTTGAAAAGGATACGTTTCTGGTGTTTTGGGATGCAAGAGGCAACACAGACTGTGCCGGCACGACTAGGGAACCCTTGGGAGTCTATTCTGAAAGTCACAATGATGATGTCaccaaaatctgttttcatccTGTCAAACCCAGTTGGGTAGTTTCCGGGTCAACCGATGGCTTGGTTAATGTGTTTGACATCGACAAGGACAACGAAGATGATGCTTTGATATCAACCTGCAATTCAGATTCATCGATAAGTTTTATTGGCTGGTCCGGGAAGGGTTACGAGCAGATCTACTGCATGACACATGATGAGGGATTTTGTTGGTGGGACCTTGCTCAGTTAGATACTGAAGAGCCCATAACTCTGCTGCGCATTCAGGATGCCAGAGACACGGTCTGTATTGAGAATGACAGCTTGAATTACCTGGTGGGTGGTGCGTACCACGAAAAGGCAGACAGACTCTTTCTTATTGGAGGAACATCAACAGGAAAAATTCACCTACTGAGCTGCGGTGCTGATGGGCTGAGCCTGGTGGGCACCCTCGGTGGAGGACACTCGGCCACCATTCGCTCTTTCTGCTGGAACCTGGCAGATGAGTCACTGCTGACGGGCGGAGAggatgctcagctgctgctctggaggCCCGGAGCTGTGGAAAAGTCCCTCGCAAAGAAAGAGACTCTGAAGATCGCTTCCTCTGTGCAGAAGAGAGTCAGGGTTCACAACAGCTCCctcaagagcaagaaaaaatga
- the WDR89 gene encoding WD repeat-containing protein 89 isoform X2, protein MFIDSRFLTRPGTAFEMSALEKIEEQLARLRIAKRSVLREEPAYLLDIDVSRSAPSESSRCVAVSCSNQSIRLYNRETLNFLREYSSRPGMLNGVRFAHTCDSLVFSACSDGTIKCWDIRLAAQKAVQIFSGYPSNVFISFDINCNDLIICAGTEKVEKDTFLVFWDARGNTDCAGTTREPLGVYSESHNDDVTKICFHPVKPSWVVSGSTDGLVNVFDIDKDNEDDALISTCNSDSSISFIGWSGKGYEQIYCMTHDEGFCWWDLAQLDTEEPITLLRIQDARDTVCIENDSLNYLVGGAYHEKADRLFLIGGTSTGKIHLLSCGADGLSLVGTLGGGHSATIRSFCWNLADESLLTGGEDAQLLLWRPGAVEKSLAKKETLKIASSVQKRVRVHNSSLKSKKK, encoded by the exons ATGTTCATTGATTCCAG atTTCTGACAAGGCCAGGAACAGCGTTTGAGATGTCTGCACTCGAGAAGATCGAGGAGCAGCTCGCCCGGCTGCGCATAGCGAAGCGTTCGGTGCTGAGGGAGGAGCCCGCCTACTTACTGGACATCGACGTTTCCCGCTCTGCCCCATCCGAGAGCAGTCGCTGCGTGGCAGTTTCGTGTTCCAACCAGTCCATTAGGCTGTATAACAGGGAAACATTAAACTTCCTGCGGGAGTACAGTAGCCGTCCTGGGATGCTTAATGGAGTCAGGTTTGCGCACACGTGTGACAGCCTGGTGTTCTCTGCGTGCAGCGATGGCACAATAAAATGTTGGGATATTCGTTTAGCGGCTCAGAAGGCCGTGCAGATATTTAGTGGCTATCCTTCCAACGTCTTTATCAGTTTTGATATCAATTGCAATGATCTCATAATTTGTGCTGGAACAGAAAAGGTTGAAAAGGATACGTTTCTGGTGTTTTGGGATGCAAGAGGCAACACAGACTGTGCCGGCACGACTAGGGAACCCTTGGGAGTCTATTCTGAAAGTCACAATGATGATGTCaccaaaatctgttttcatccTGTCAAACCCAGTTGGGTAGTTTCCGGGTCAACCGATGGCTTGGTTAATGTGTTTGACATCGACAAGGACAACGAAGATGATGCTTTGATATCAACCTGCAATTCAGATTCATCGATAAGTTTTATTGGCTGGTCCGGGAAGGGTTACGAGCAGATCTACTGCATGACACATGATGAGGGATTTTGTTGGTGGGACCTTGCTCAGTTAGATACTGAAGAGCCCATAACTCTGCTGCGCATTCAGGATGCCAGAGACACGGTCTGTATTGAGAATGACAGCTTGAATTACCTGGTGGGTGGTGCGTACCACGAAAAGGCAGACAGACTCTTTCTTATTGGAGGAACATCAACAGGAAAAATTCACCTACTGAGCTGCGGTGCTGATGGGCTGAGCCTGGTGGGCACCCTCGGTGGAGGACACTCGGCCACCATTCGCTCTTTCTGCTGGAACCTGGCAGATGAGTCACTGCTGACGGGCGGAGAggatgctcagctgctgctctggaggCCCGGAGCTGTGGAAAAGTCCCTCGCAAAGAAAGAGACTCTGAAGATCGCTTCCTCTGTGCAGAAGAGAGTCAGGGTTCACAACAGCTCCctcaagagcaagaaaaaatga
- the WDR89 gene encoding WD repeat-containing protein 89 isoform X3 produces METGRFLTRPGTAFEMSALEKIEEQLARLRIAKRSVLREEPAYLLDIDVSRSAPSESSRCVAVSCSNQSIRLYNRETLNFLREYSSRPGMLNGVRFAHTCDSLVFSACSDGTIKCWDIRLAAQKAVQIFSGYPSNVFISFDINCNDLIICAGTEKVEKDTFLVFWDARGNTDCAGTTREPLGVYSESHNDDVTKICFHPVKPSWVVSGSTDGLVNVFDIDKDNEDDALISTCNSDSSISFIGWSGKGYEQIYCMTHDEGFCWWDLAQLDTEEPITLLRIQDARDTVCIENDSLNYLVGGAYHEKADRLFLIGGTSTGKIHLLSCGADGLSLVGTLGGGHSATIRSFCWNLADESLLTGGEDAQLLLWRPGAVEKSLAKKETLKIASSVQKRVRVHNSSLKSKKK; encoded by the exons ATGGAGACTGGAAG atTTCTGACAAGGCCAGGAACAGCGTTTGAGATGTCTGCACTCGAGAAGATCGAGGAGCAGCTCGCCCGGCTGCGCATAGCGAAGCGTTCGGTGCTGAGGGAGGAGCCCGCCTACTTACTGGACATCGACGTTTCCCGCTCTGCCCCATCCGAGAGCAGTCGCTGCGTGGCAGTTTCGTGTTCCAACCAGTCCATTAGGCTGTATAACAGGGAAACATTAAACTTCCTGCGGGAGTACAGTAGCCGTCCTGGGATGCTTAATGGAGTCAGGTTTGCGCACACGTGTGACAGCCTGGTGTTCTCTGCGTGCAGCGATGGCACAATAAAATGTTGGGATATTCGTTTAGCGGCTCAGAAGGCCGTGCAGATATTTAGTGGCTATCCTTCCAACGTCTTTATCAGTTTTGATATCAATTGCAATGATCTCATAATTTGTGCTGGAACAGAAAAGGTTGAAAAGGATACGTTTCTGGTGTTTTGGGATGCAAGAGGCAACACAGACTGTGCCGGCACGACTAGGGAACCCTTGGGAGTCTATTCTGAAAGTCACAATGATGATGTCaccaaaatctgttttcatccTGTCAAACCCAGTTGGGTAGTTTCCGGGTCAACCGATGGCTTGGTTAATGTGTTTGACATCGACAAGGACAACGAAGATGATGCTTTGATATCAACCTGCAATTCAGATTCATCGATAAGTTTTATTGGCTGGTCCGGGAAGGGTTACGAGCAGATCTACTGCATGACACATGATGAGGGATTTTGTTGGTGGGACCTTGCTCAGTTAGATACTGAAGAGCCCATAACTCTGCTGCGCATTCAGGATGCCAGAGACACGGTCTGTATTGAGAATGACAGCTTGAATTACCTGGTGGGTGGTGCGTACCACGAAAAGGCAGACAGACTCTTTCTTATTGGAGGAACATCAACAGGAAAAATTCACCTACTGAGCTGCGGTGCTGATGGGCTGAGCCTGGTGGGCACCCTCGGTGGAGGACACTCGGCCACCATTCGCTCTTTCTGCTGGAACCTGGCAGATGAGTCACTGCTGACGGGCGGAGAggatgctcagctgctgctctggaggCCCGGAGCTGTGGAAAAGTCCCTCGCAAAGAAAGAGACTCTGAAGATCGCTTCCTCTGTGCAGAAGAGAGTCAGGGTTCACAACAGCTCCctcaagagcaagaaaaaatga